The genomic segment TCTGGTCCGTCTCTCCCGCCAGTTCCTCCTGCTTGCGATACCGCATGTGATTAATCTGCCGGCGCAGATCTTCCGGCGGAGTCCATTCGGTGATGGCCTGATGAATGCTGTTTTCCACGGCTTTTTTCCAGGGTTCATGCGCCAGATCTCCGGCAACCGGACGTGCCCTCAACATTGCCTGATGCTCCCACGGAGCAGAGGTTTGATGATATTTCAAAAACGCGGACAACGGCGTGACCAGCACACCAGCGTTTCCGGATGGACGCAACCGTGTATCCAGTTGATAGGCAAACCCTGAGCGTGTGAACGTGGACATGATCGTGATCAGACGCTGGATCAGCTTGACGTAATAGGCCTGGGCTGAAATGGATGTGGCACCATTGGTCATTCCATATTCTGAATAAATAAACACCAGATCCAGATCCGAAAGATAGGTCAGCTCCATTCCACCAAATTTTCCAAGCCCCAAAATTGCCAAACGGGTGGGCTCGCCCTGTTCGTTGAACGGTTCACCATAGCGGGATTTAACATAATCTGAAGCCATCATGAACGCGGCCTGCAGGATCACTTCGCCCAGATGATTCAATCGCTTCCGTGCCTGATCATAGGACAGCAACCCATCCAGTTCAGCACTGCCCACCAGAAATGTCATGGTGTGTTTGTAATCTCTCAAGCGATCCAGTTGTGCTTCTTCATCCTCTTTGTCCCGCACAATCTCTTCCATTTCCCGAGTCCAGATGTCCCGGGTATAAGCCCAGTTCTGCTGTTCCAGCAATTTCAGCAGATCCAGATGGTTGAGCAGATAATTCCATAAAAACTCGCTGGTTTCCGCGATCACAGCCAGACGTTCCAGAGACGATGGATGGTTCACCAGATGCTCATACAAATAAATCCGTGGCCCAATGTGTTCAAACAGACGCTGGAATCTTGTTTCCAGCAATGATTGTTCAGAACTTTGGAGGATTGGAGCCAACTGCGTCGCCATCGAATCAATGGTTCGGGCAATGTCTTCCGGAAAATTTCTGAATTTGGTGCTGTTGCGGATCGCGGCTTCAATTTCCACATGCTTTTTGCTGAACAGACCGCCAAAAATGGAACGTACCTTCGACATCACATCCTTGAGATCCTGGAGCAAAAACCGGCGGGATACTTCAATATCGGAATGAGGGTATTTCAGAATTCTGGCCAGACGGTTTTGCTGGGTCACATCGGCTGGCACCGTATGCGTCTGGAATTCTTCCCACAATTGCAACCGATGTTCTACTTTTCTCAAAAACAGATAGGATTCTCGTAAGGTTTGAACATCACGTTCAGATACCATCTTGCGCAACCCCAGTTGCTGGAGTGCTTCAAGCGTGTTGGACTTCCGCAACACGGCGTTTGGTCCGGCATACAGCATTTGAAACGTCTGCACAAAAAACTCGATTTCACGGATTCCGCCGACCCCGAGTTTGACGTTCAAGTGGTTTTCTCGCAAATGTTCTTTTTCAATACGGTGTTTGACGCTTTCCACTTCATGCAACAGATTTTCATCAATCAAGCGACTGAAAATAAACGGCGACATCATCTGTAAAAAATCCTCGCCCCCGGGACCTGCGATCACACTGGCTTTGATCAGCGCCTGACGTTCCCACAATTCTCCCTTGACCTGATAATAAACTTCTGCGGAATACATGGAGGCCACCAGCGGTGACTGCTCGCCTCCCGGACGCAACCGCATATCGACCCTGCAAACAAAGCCATCTTCTGTGACGTCCGACATGATGGAAATCATGGTTCTCGCGACTTTTTGACGGAGTGTCTCTTTTTCCAGAACATCCTCCGGTACCTGTTCCGGATCATACAGAAAAATCAGATCAATGTCTGAGGAGTAATTCAGTTCATTGCCGCCCATTTTCCCCATACCCAGCACAAAAAATGGCCATTCAGGGTTGTTCAATAAAGACTGAAAATCAATAGTTTCTGTTCCTCTGGCAAACGGCAACGAAGCCAGCAACGCGTATTTGACACAACAGCAGGCAACAGAAGTTAATTCGGCCAGGGTTTCTTCAAACGGACACAGTTCTGCCAGATCCCTGACCGTGATGCGTAGATATTCTGAATATTTATACTGTCGAAGCAGAGTTTTTAAGCGATGCACATCCAGGGCACCTTCTGCGGCCAGAAGATCACCCAGTTCCTGTTCCATCTCTGCCCGGCTTTTCATTTGACGCAATCTGGAGGAATTCAGTATTTTTTCTGCCCATTGCGGATATTTCACCAGATACCGGGTCAGGAATTCACTGCGTCCGAAAATAGTCAGTAAGGCAGGAAGTTCCGGATGCGTAAAGTTCCATGCGAATCCGCTCTGTTTTTCCCCGACATTCAGAAATACCAGAAATTGCTGCAGGGTCTGATCAGGATCATAGGTGGAAAGCAGAACCTCCAGCAACTCCTGTTGCTTCGAGTGAAATCCCGACCGTGTTTCCAGAGAGTCCAGAGCAGTGGCAATTCTGGCGTAATTAACGGGAGCATAAACCCTGGATGTTGCTTCAAAAGCACGGTTCCAGGAACCTTGCTTTTGTTTTTCCAGAATAAGGGTCGAAATCCACTCATTGATTGTCATGGGTTGCCTGTATGGGATTTTATGTGGTCGGAATCAAGCACGATGTAAAAAAGATCACCTGCTATCGTTTTTAAATGGATTCAAGAGGGTCAATGAATCATTCACGATCAATCCATCCTGCATATCCTCGGACAAAAAAAATCGGCAATTCATATGGAGGGCACATTGAACATGAATAGAATCATAAGGGGAAAAGGCATATTTTTGACAAAGTTTTTCAGCCTCTAAAATGATACCTGAAGAAATAAGTAACGGATTCCATGTAATAAACTGTCGCAGGAATTGATCTCTATAAGCAGCGTCAACCCAATGCGAAAATTTTCGAATTGCCGCATTTCTCCACTCACTCATGACTTGTACCGAGATCCGTCCATTTCCATTCTTAAAAAAATGTTCACAAAGAATTTGAGCTTTTTTATGTTTCTGAATGCCGGTTGTATCAATCAGGTAAATGAAGAGATTCGTATCCAGATAACACACAGCCTGTTGGTAATCATCGTTCATTCAACTGTTCCCGGGTAAGTTTATTTTGCTCCCAATTCAACGGAAACGAACGGTGGTTTTTAATGAATGTCAGAGCATCCTTCCATTCTTGTGTGTTTTCCGAAGGTAGCAGATTGGGGATTTTTTGTTGCAATGCTTCATCTACTATTTGCTGGATAAATGCCTCAATTTTTACTCCTGCCAAATGCTCCTGCAATGATTCAGGCAAATGCAGTCTGATGGAATAATCCATAAAATTTCCTGGAAAATATTAAAAATAAATCAAATATTCTATCAATGATTTAACAGCAGAGCAATGGGATGTCAAAAACTATTTTCCTTCAAGGCACCCTGGTTGAATCTAACTGTCTACCTGTCTGATACGGCTTTAAATAATGAGGATTGGGAGGCGAAATCAAGTGAAAGAATCTGAGGAGGATCTGACTATAGCGCAACCCCCTTCTGTTTGCACCGGGGCGTACCGCTCGCGAAAATAGTGAATGATGCGCATAAAAAAAGCTGAGGCAAGCCATATTCTGCCGCCTCAGCTTCTTATTGATGTTTGAAATATCATGAAAGAACCCGGTAAACCAAAACTACCAGGCTCATTTC from the SAR324 cluster bacterium genome contains:
- a CDS encoding PIN domain-containing protein — protein: MNDDYQQAVCYLDTNLFIYLIDTTGIQKHKKAQILCEHFFKNGNGRISVQVMSEWRNAAIRKFSHWVDAAYRDQFLRQFITWNPLLISSGIILEAEKLCQKYAFSPYDSIHVQCALHMNCRFFLSEDMQDGLIVNDSLTLLNPFKNDSR